The Chamaesiphon minutus PCC 6605 DNA window TAGTGGATGTCCGGGGACATATTCTTGAACTAAATAAAATTCTTGCTGCTCTTCAAAATAGGCAAGTAAACGCGGAATCCGATCGTGATTTCCTAGTTGTTGGAGCACGATAGCTTCTTTCTCAAACAAATTCCGCGCGATATCCAGCAATGACCGATCCGAGCTGGCTGGTTTGAGATGTTTGAGCACGCATTTCGGATTGCCAGGTAAATGCAAGTCTTCGGTAATATAGGTTTGCCCGAATCCCCCAGCCCCCAACACTTCAAGTACGCGATAGTGTCCCGCTAATAACTGACCAATCATGCAATAAACTTATCTCCTCAGATATCTCAACTTTACTCTTCTATTGGATAATTGACGAGAACTTAAGTTTGAATGGTGCTACACCCAAGATGTGGAGTACGGGATCGAGTTTAGAGTAGTAACCGATCGCGCGTGCAATAAACTTAGCTCTTTGTGAATATCTCAACTTTAACCCGATTAGAGGGTTGATGAAAACTAGAATTTTTAGTGGCCGATCGACTGCGATCGTTTTTTTTACAGTCGATCGAGAGTTATTTACTCTCAACTGTCGATCGATGTCATCTGCCAAACTCGATCGATCGCCCAACTCGGACAACCTCGCTGAATTTTAGTGACTTTGCGATCGATCTCTTGCCCTTGAGCATTTTTCAATACTTCTGTCCGAACGATCCGCTCGCCATCTTGAAGATATGTCGCTAATACTTGCATGGCTTTGAGTTTGAGCGATACTTGTCGCTCGGAAATCGACAGCGGCGGCGCAGTTGGAGTCGGATTGACAACTAGTTCTTTGGTCTTAGTTGGCACTTGGACGGGAGCGACTGCGCTGGTAAGTGTGGGTGGTGTCGTTTCGATGGGTACGGCTACGCTGGTAAGTGCAGGTGGTGTCGTTTCGATGGGTGCGGGTTCGCTCTCGACTGGGGACGGTACCGTTAGATTTTCTAAGACATTAGTGCCACTGAGTAGTTCGCTAATATTATAGATGCCTTCGATCCGATCGACATCTTCGGTATCCTCAGTATTAAAAGTATTTAGATATGACTCTAAATCGATCTCGATCGAGGAATCTTCGATCGCCTCTGCCGACTCTTGGCTGACAGGTGTTGCTACTGGAGTCGATTGGCGCGGCTGCGGACGAGACGATAATTCAGAGGATGAAGATTCAGACATGGGGAATGTAGCAGAATCGGATACATTATTATCCCTTGACTCTGGTGGGTCGTCCTGTGTCGGTGTGGGCAGATCGAGCCAGACGACATATTCTTCAGGCTCGATCGTAATTTCGCCCCTAGCGATTCTAATCGTAAAGTTACCCTGTTTGGGTTGCAGATCTTCGACCAAATACCATTTACCTTTACTAAAGGTTAAAATATTAACTGGTGGATTGGGATTGTTAAGTTGGTAACGTTTGTTATTCCACCAAATCCGCCACAACTGAATCACTTCCGTGTAATTTAAGTGATAGCCATCGGGAATTTTGAAGTGATGGTATTCTGTGAATTCTGGATGCGATGACTTTTGCCTAGTAATAAATCCTAAAGCTGTTAAATTCCGCACGATTCTCGCTCTAAAAAGCGAATTATTACCGATCAGGACTTTGCGCTGCCACTGATTTACTTGCTTGCTAATCCCGATTAGCTTGGAATTACCATCGCTCAATCTAATCGATGTTTCGGTAAATTCTAACTTTAAATTTTCGCTAGCGGCAGAGTGCTTTTCCCCTCTAGCAAAGTAGCCAATGATGTCGAGTTCTTCAGCGGTCGGAGCGGGATCGAGATCGTTAGTGGAGTCGGCTGTACCAGATGACAAACTATTACCAGTGCCACGGGATACAAAATTTGAGTCTGTCATGGGGTTAGATCGGGTACGATTTAGATATACGAAATTTTTAAATATAAGTTGGACTACTATACGACTGTTACTATGTTGAGAAAATATATAGTAGTTGTATCTTTGTCCCCTAATTTTAGCCAGTCAATTTTAAGATCGGTCAGTGGGTTCGCTAATTTTGAGCATTTTGACTTACGCAAGATGTGCAGCCAATTGCTGATGCTGGTAATCTTCATAATTGGATGTCGTTGCTACCGAACGGATCGAGATCTCTTAAATGTAGCGATCTCGATCGAAGCGATCGCCTAAATTCAGACGATCTTGCAAGTAATTTTACTGTTAATCCGAGCGATATCTACCATTACAACAGTCGATCGCCTCAAACATACATTCGCGCAGCCACCAGTGAATCTAAATCTACACTACGATCGCTCTATATTCCCGACAGCGGTAGTAGTGATAAAGCTCGTTTGTCGATCGCAATTGCATCGCCAAGGAGCGCGGAGCATTGAGTCTATACTTTTTCAGAGACCGGAGTTCGATCCTGTTATACTAGGAAGGCTGTGCCTAAATATTTACTCATATGGCAGTTCCAAAGAAGAAAACATCCAAATCCAAACGTGACAAACGCCGCGCTACTTGGCGTAACAAAGCCGCTATTCAAGCTAGAAAAGCACTCTCATTAGGTAAATCCGTTCTGACTGGACGCTCTACTAGCTTTGTTTATCCTCAGCCTGATGATGAAGAATCCGCTGAATAATAACGGCATACTCACAGCGATCGAGGACTACTAGTTGAAGTACTTACCCGACCGATCGAACATCCAGGAGACTCCCGCTTACTGTGCAGCAGAAGCGGTGAGCGGAATGGACGTAAATCTGTCGCGATCGACCAGTGTAATTTTCTCGCCTGTGAATCTCAAGTTATACTGTGCGTTTGTTCCAGCAGTCGCCCGTAGATCTGGGGCGTGACAAGTTAGTTTGCATGGCTCTGTTTGTCGATCGAATTATCGACTCGTGTTGTCGCCCCTTTTTTCTTAATTAATGCTTGCTATCTCTACACGGCAATTCGTTCGAGACTTTTACACCCAGAATTATTAGCACCGATCGGATTTCCTCACAAGTTTCTCAACCTTTCGATCTATCTTGAAGATCGAGCAGCTTAAGAGGTTCAGAAATTATGAGATCGAATACCCAAATTTTCTGGCAGAACCTGTCACCATCGGACGCGATTGAAGTCAAGATTCGCAAACAGATTGCCAAGCTCGAAAAACTCTCCGAGCATCTTAGCGATTGTCGAGTCATTATTGAAGTCCCACATCGCCACCATCATCAAGGCAACATTTACCACGTTCAAATTAATTTGACTGTCCCTGGTAGCCAATTAATCGTCAATCGTCAGCCATCAGCGCAGCAGTCACATGAAGATCTCGACATTGCCATTCGAGATGCCTTTGAGAGTGCCGAACGCCAACTTAAAGAGTATACACAGCAACAACGCGGCGAAATTAAAACACATGCGGGAGGCGATCCGGATGACAATCATCACCCGATTCCGCGATCGCACTGAAGCCGGACAACTACTTGCCAGCCAACTTACCGCATATGCCAATCATCCCGATGTCCTGGTGCTCGGTATCCCGCGCGGCGGCGTACCTGTCGCCTTTGAAGTGGCAGAAGCACTCAATGCACCCTTAGACATCTGTTTGGTGCGGAAACTTGGCGTTCCCGGACATCCAGAACTCGCCATCGGCGCGATCTCTGCTAGTGGGTTTGAGGTATTGAATGAAAATCTGCTTGATTGGCTGCGAATTTCTGGACATACAATCGCCGAAGTTGCCAGTCTGGAGCTTCAGAAACTACATCGACACGATCTCATCTATCGGGGAGATCGTACCCCACTAAAGATCCACGATCGAATTGTCATTTTAGTAGATGAGGGTTTGGCGACGGGTGCGATGATGCGGGCGGCTATCGGCGAAATCGCACCCCATCAACCACAGCGCATAATTATCGCCGCTCCAGTTGCGCCGCCGGACACTTGCCAGGAGTTGAGATTGGAAGTCGATGAAGTAGTGTGCTTAGTCACTCCCGAACAGTTTGAGGGGATTGGTTTATGGTATAAGGATTTCGAGCGAACCACCGATGATGAAGTGTGTGAATTGCTGAATGTAGCAACCTACAGGTTTTACAGCTCGATCGGGTAAAAATCGTCTACAATTTTATCCTCACAAGTTTCTCAACATTGTCGTCTAGGCTGAAGATATCACTAGCGATAGAGAATAAAATTATGAATGCACCTATCGATTCCGAACGAAACGTCGAACGAGTTGATGCTGAATTAGCACCTACCACACCCGCAGCGAAGACAGAAGAAAAAATTGGGGTAGAAGAATTTACGATTACAGGGGATGCTCTTGTTGCCAAAATTAAGGAACTGATTCACCAAGGCAATATTCGGCGAATTATCCTCAAAAATGAAGAAGGCCGCATCTTAATTGAAATTCCCTTAACAGTAGGTGTTGTCGGTAGTGTCCTGAGCGCGGCTCTGTTTCCCGTCATGGCTGCTGTTGGGGCAATTGGGGCGATGGTCGCTCATCTCACGATCGCGATCGAGAAACGCGAATAAAGTAGAAGATCGAATTCATCTATCTCCCAATTCCACAATTTTGGGCATTGCCGATCTGAGGAGGTACGATCTGCTGTTTTTTCAACCAACAGATCGTCCTCTCCCCACTCTCCCCTGTTTTCAAATTCGATCGCCAAGTAGCGAGCTTAAGTAAATTTTTTGGCGTTGCTGAATCTAGGTATGAAAAACTAGAGCAGAGAGCGGGGAGCGAGTCGCTGACCCTTTCCATATGCTCCTCCACTCTCCGCATGATTTGGGTCGCTGTCTTGACTCGCTTCCACGATCGGGAGACAAAGGCGTGCGCGTACCCGCTAAACCGTAGGCTTTGCCGACGTTTCGCCAGAGGCGAGGCTACGCCAACGCGTAGCGTCTGCGATAGCGGCTCGCAGCCGGGAGGTTCCCTCTCTTGACGCACACAACTCGGAGGGAACCTCCTTTGTCGATGCGCCGCTCCCGGATTGTGTGAGACAAGACAGCAGAAACGCGAGCCGCCGCTCCTCGCTTTCAAAAAATTTGATATGCGATTCAAATGTTCGACAGCTTACTTTAACGATCGACTAAAAATGATGTAGAGATATTACTTGCTCTACATCATTAACGAAGAATAGCTGATTTAGAGTACTCTCCAAATAAAGGGATAGCGATAAGGC harbors:
- the rpmF gene encoding 50S ribosomal protein L32; the encoded protein is MAVPKKKTSKSKRDKRRATWRNKAAIQARKALSLGKSVLTGRSTSFVYPQPDDEESAE
- a CDS encoding HPF/RaiA family ribosome-associated protein, coding for MRSNTQIFWQNLSPSDAIEVKIRKQIAKLEKLSEHLSDCRVIIEVPHRHHHQGNIYHVQINLTVPGSQLIVNRQPSAQQSHEDLDIAIRDAFESAERQLKEYTQQQRGEIKTHAGGDPDDNHHPIPRSH
- a CDS encoding phosphoribosyltransferase, translating into MTIITRFRDRTEAGQLLASQLTAYANHPDVLVLGIPRGGVPVAFEVAEALNAPLDICLVRKLGVPGHPELAIGAISASGFEVLNENLLDWLRISGHTIAEVASLELQKLHRHDLIYRGDRTPLKIHDRIVILVDEGLATGAMMRAAIGEIAPHQPQRIIIAAPVAPPDTCQELRLEVDEVVCLVTPEQFEGIGLWYKDFERTTDDEVCELLNVATYRFYSSIG
- a CDS encoding DUF4342 domain-containing protein: MNAPIDSERNVERVDAELAPTTPAAKTEEKIGVEEFTITGDALVAKIKELIHQGNIRRIILKNEEGRILIEIPLTVGVVGSVLSAALFPVMAAVGAIGAMVAHLTIAIEKRE